A single window of Periophthalmus magnuspinnatus isolate fPerMag1 chromosome 9, fPerMag1.2.pri, whole genome shotgun sequence DNA harbors:
- the si:ch211-225b11.1 gene encoding sodium- and chloride-dependent GABA transporter ine, producing MDAELGSSEKDYVPVPTDGKAADELRIDVKEPRATWGRRLEFILATVGYAVGLGNVWRFPYLCYSSGGGAFMIPYITMVFLCGIPLLFMEFTIGQYTRLGPVHAFAKICPLLKGVGLATVVISFVFSTYYNVLMSWAIYYLFNSFGSTLPWQSCNETWNVIQNCSSGFTGNATYLQSASQQFFDNKLLEKTETIEDSGGLRWELFGCLFAAWAIVYLCIFKGVKSSGKVVYFTAVFPYFILFALLINNVQLPGAVNGIIFFVTPVWNKLFQIKVWVNAAAQVFNSIGIAFGSMVSMSSYNKFNNNILRDALIVSVTNSFTSILAGFVIFSAIGYMAHIHNLPVDNIATDGPGLVFVVYPEVISTMPVFQLWAPLFFFMLLCLGLDSQFATIEVAITFLKDEFGTKILQFVKREELLALAVCLLCFLMGLPHITKGGIYVFQLMDHYTAVVSLMFLAFFEVVAVCWIFGAPRLSVMVKRMLGRTPNIYFRLCWLVLCPVLVLCILVSSIVQYTPVRYGKYKYPHWADSVGWAVSLVSIIWIPLGAIHEIYINKGSLYDRFKAAIKPTVDLDVDNSPGKQNQQMAMLTEPRQSFCH from the exons ATGGATGCTGAATTGGGCTCCAGTGAAAAGGATTATGTCCCGGTGCCCACGGATGGCAAAGCTGCGGACGAGCTCCGGATCGATGTGAAGGAGCCGAGAGCCACATGGGGCCGGCGCCTGGAGTTCATCCTGGCCACGGTCGGGTACGCGGTGGGACTCGGAAATGTCTGGAGGTTTCCTTATTTGTGCTACAGCAGTGGAGGAG GTGCCTTCATGATTCCTTATATAACAATGGTATTCCTGTGTGGCATTCCTCTGCTCTTTATGGAATTCACAATCGGACAATACACCCGCTTAGGACCTGTGCATGCGTTTGCCAAAATATGTCCTCTATTAAAAG GTGTTGGTCTGGCCACTGTTGTTATCTCCTTTGTATTTTCTACCTACTACAATGTGCTTATGAGTTGGGCAATATATTACCTATTCAATTCATTTGGATCGACTTTACCATGGCAGTCATGCAATGAAACTTGGAATGTAATCCAAAATTGCTCCAGTGGTTTCACTGGCAATGCAACCTACCTGCAATCTGCAAGTCAGCAGTTTTTTGA TAATAAACTTCTTGAAAAAACAGAGACCATAGAAGATTCTGGTGGTCTTCGATGGGAGCTATTTGGCTGTCTATTTGCTGCCTGGGCCATTGTATATTTGTGCATTTTCAAAGGAGTTAAATCCTCTGGGAAG GTTGTGTATTTCACCGCTGTTTTTCCATACTTCATCCTGTTCGCCTTGCTCATCAATAATGTGCAGCTTCCAGGAGCAGTGAATGGCATTATTTTCTTTGTGACCCCAGTGTGGAATAAACTCTTCCAAATTAAG GTTTGGGTAAATGCTGCTGCCCAAGTGTTTAACTCTATTGGAATTGCATTCGGCTCAATGGTTTCAATGTCCAGTTACAACAAGTTTAACAACAACATTCTCAG GGATGCTTTGATTGTGTCAGTGACAAACTCCTTTACAAGTATCCTGGCAGGTTTTGTGATCTTTTCTGCTATTGGTTACATGGCACACATCCACAACCTCCCAGTGGACAACATTGCCACAGACG gtCCTGGATTAGTTTTTGTGGTATATCCTGAAGTCATCTCCACCATGCCAGTGTTTCAGCTCTGGGCCCCGCTCTTCTTCTTTATGCTTCTGTGTCTGGGTCTTGACAGCCAG TTTGCCACCATTGAAGTTGCCATAACCTTCTTGAAGGATGAATTTGGCACCAAAATCCTCCAGTTTGTGAAGCGAGAAGAGCTGTTGGCTTTAGCTGTGTGTCTGCTCTGCTTTTTGATGGGGCTTCCTCATATTACCAAG GGAGGTATCTACGTATTTCAGCTAATGGACCATTACACTGCTGTGGTTTCGCTCATGTTTCTGGCATTTTTTGAAGTTGTGGCTGTCTGCTGgatttttg GAGCCCCGCGTCTCTCTGTTATGGTCAAGAGAATGTTGGGGAGGACTCCAAACATTTACTTCCGCCTATGTTGGCTTGTTCTTTGTCCAGTTTTGGTCCTG TGTATTTTGGTGTCCAGTATTGTCCAATACACTCCAGTGCGTTATGGAAAATACAAATATCCACACTGGGCTGACAGTGTGGGCTGGGCAGTCTCTCTGGTATCTATCATCTGGATACCTCTGGGGGCTATTCATGAGATTTACATCAACAAGGGATCCCTGTATGAT CGGTTCAAAGCAGCTATAAAACCTACAGTTGATCTGGATGTAGACAACTCTCCAGGTAAACAAAATCAACAGATGGCTATGCTAACAGAACCTCGACAAAGCTTCTGCCACTGA